The DNA sequence gtaaatctgaagacaaaaatctgcaaaaaaaatccaaaggcccatacacacgatcggactttgacaacaaacatgcaaattagctgttttaaggcaacatccgactgtgtgtacgctccatcggatgaactttttcggttttcatcagtCAAATGTTgactgtgcgaacagacaaactttcctgcaacaaaaagtCCTACGTTGGctagtccgatcgtttgtacacaaatccatcggagtttagtccaaagtacaaacacacatgctcagaaccaatgcaaaagatcagacaacaatacagaagttgtccaaagggtggcggtaatgagctgaaaaaccacatgatttggtgaaagttggctgaaaaagtcctgctgtgtgtatgcatAACAAGTTCACTgccaatgccctttggacagaaatccacggaaaagtttgtttgaagtccgattgtatgtacgaggcttaatagtgtgtgtgtgttcaaAACCCAAAACAGGTCATGAATAATGTGAACATCCTGACAGCTCTAAaggccgtacacacggtcagaaaatctgaagttaaatttcgtccgatgaatgatctgccgattttctgatcgttagtatgctgcttttgacagccaattacgAATTTTCAAAcacagacaaaaactggatgtgcaggctccaaaatttttgtctgatgtgacaacaacgtccgattttcttttcattagtacggttttctgacaaaaaaaaaaaaaaaaaaaaatctgaagagcaagactaggcatgctcagaaatgaaagaacacatacaaaataattcaacacattacgtcacttctgacgttgaattctgtcgaccgaaaattttctgatggtgagtaccctcttcacctTGGTAAACTCCAATTTGGTTAAGATCACTAGGTTCATGTTCACTGCTTTTTGCATTGCCTTACTAAATTGGACCAAACATTTTAATAGCTGGTCCCAAACAGTAAAATCCTATATGTAACCTTAGTTCGTAGTAGTTAGTTCACACCAGAAAGCGGTGCGGGAAACCAGAGTCCTGTGCGCGTTTCCCGCACAGAGTTCAAAATGCAgtgcagttgcgatctgcagctGGTGTCAATGTTCGGttttaaggatgagctctggcgtgttcgcaaacaTCACACGCAGAgcacgccaggaagtcggcaccggggagcgctaatcacaagcagtgagacattgtctaatgcgcggctgcagagaccgggaaatatctcactgcctgtgattagcgctctccagtgccgacttcctggcgggctctgcacgtggcgtttgcgaacacgccagagctcatccttattcgGTTACTGACAACCCTAAACACAAGTACCATGCGATCCGATTGCAGCGAGGTTCCAAAAGTAGTGCTTACACTATTTTTAGTGTGGTGCAGTGCAACCTgagtccattcaaaatgaatgggcacaaATCGCACCACACTGAACCACATGTGAAAATCGCACAGGAAATTCCTAGTGTGAACAGACCCTGAAAGAAAGCAGTCATTAGAAATATTTGCAATTTCTTCTCTGTAATTGTTCcacctaaaagtggttgtaaaggctaaagtttttaccttcatgcattctgttcatgaaggtaaaaaaaccttcagcatgcAGCTCCCCAATACTTATCTAAGCCCGATGTGCACGAGACCCGGGGCTCTCCCAggtttctccctcctgattggcttagttgcagccattggctcccgctgctgtcaatcacagcctgtcaggcgggagtgggggggggggggggggggggggggtcggactgAGCCGTGCTCTCTGTGTCTAATGGACGCAGACAgccagctcgggagcgagcacacatgagtgcctccacagcaagcggcttgatatgtgggcactcagcaggggatcaagaagaggaggattggggctcctATGTGcataaccattacacagagcaggtaagtagaacatgtttgttatcttttttttttttttgttaaccacttgccaaccagcttccatcgttatacggcggcaggtcggcatgttcccgcgaattgccatagctgtacgtcggccctttaaacagctctagCAGGCACGCGCACGCACGGCGCAGAAcatgatgcgcgtggccagcgccCGCGATGGCCGGCGGCCACACGCGATTGCgcgcacgagagccagaacggggttgTGTGGGTATAAACACAAACATCCGCATTCTGTCAGGACGTCTGTTCCTACTGAGTGGGAACAGCGATATGCCTCCTCCTCCcagccccatacagttagaaacacctagcagggaacacatttaacctcctgatcgccccctagtgttaaccccttacctaccagtgacatttacacagtaatcagtgcatttttatagcactgatcactgtatgaatgtcattggtccaaaaaatgtgtcaaaagtgcctgatctatccgccgcaataaaaaaaaaaaaaaaaaaaaaaatagaaatgccataaatctattccctattttgtagacgctacaacttttgcggaaaaccaattaatatacgcttattgtgaatttatttaccaaaaatatgtagaagaatacatatcggcctaaattgataaagaaattacttttacatttttttaaatattatagtaaatagtataaaatattgttgttttttttttcaaaattgtcgcttttgtttatagcgcaaaaaataaatgactgcagaggtgatcaaataccaccaaaagaaagctctatttgtggggaaaaaaaaaaaaaggacgtaaatttagtttgggtacagcatcgcacgaccgcgcaattgtcagttaaagcgatgcagtgccgaatcgcaataaattgcctggtcattaaggaggaaatTTTTCCAGTCCATAAGTGGTAGGGATAACTTGGTTTTTGATCATTTACTTGTATATTCTCCCTGTCAGAGCAGAAGTACAAGCTAAAATGTATTGTAGGCTGCATTATCGGTCATTACAACAGTgtgaaaagagaagtatggggtttcttaaaaaaattaatttatactcacctatgtggatGCAACaatgatctgatgctgcatctgtccctcaccTTCTCTGCACTGAGAAaaaagtgatcaaacaccactgatctctGTTCTTTCTTCTGCTTTAAGCAGAGAGTGGCGaccgtcagtcaccggctctctgctctgcccctgcagggctcactggagcgttgggctgtggagggaATGGGAGTGGATGGGTCAGGGTCTCAGcggtgcactgagaggctgagctagctgccagtccaggtatctgggtggatccgAATGTAAAGTTGGGATCGATCCAtcgcctggaccggctgagtgacgttAGCCGGCAATGGACTTTAGcacactgtcagctgaaaacggctCACCTAAAAGCTTTGGACATACGTCTTCAATTCCCAGCTTTACTCAACAAGCAGCTTGGAGAGCATGTCAGCTACCAGGCAGGAGATCAGTCAGCCCAAGCTGTCATGGAGATCTTATGACTAAATAAAAGCACACATACCAGAGATAAAGCTGCACCATTATAAACAACATAAGGGTGAATAATCAGATTCTTGTAAATGTTTATTTCTGCCTGGCTCtattttaggctggattcacacttgtgcgatgacaGATATCACAAGTAatttgcactgcattgctgtgcagatcacatgcgatgtctgtgcaatgcaaatttaaatcgcatcgcattcagacaaaaatggtgcaggaccctttttctggtcactggaatcggatcacatgggtgttcacatctaTGCGATCAGATTCCGGCACCATTTAACAGTACGCACTGccaaccgatctgggggtgtcattaaatttatattgacacccccagcagtttgcagatctcagtgtgaaccagtgtatgatgcgggaaccagcactaaatcgcagggtttcccgcatcgcaccaatgtgaactggaacttagggctcgttcacactagctTTTCTCTCTGAAGAACTATCCGCATTGAGATCTCTTTTGACAGAGCATTTAACAAGCAGTGAAGAGGCATTGTAacgtctcctcactgcctgtttaaccacttgccgcccgtgtggctctcgttctgggtggacatcatatgacggcctcccaggacaACCGCTCTCACGTGCAGCGCAGCGGACACGTCACGACCCCGATCTCTATAAAGAgcagcggctctttaaccatgtgatctgctgtgtccaatcacagccggtcacatgtaaacacggagatgccggtgatcggcgctccttgcctcacactgacagagtgtgaggagaggagaaccgatcagtggcatctccttacagggggacatctaggtatTTAATCTGGGCACTGAACATCAGTGCCCTGATAACAATTAAGTGCCACCACTGCCCACAATTGCCAATctgtggccattagtgatgccagtcagtgctagccatcactgctgcccattaatgtcacccatcagtgcggcatattcatgccacctaatcagtgcccataagtgccacctcattagtgcccataagtgcagcttatcagtgcccatcagtgaaggagaaaaaaaaattacttgtttacaaaaatttactgacagaaactaagaaaaacagtttttttcttcaaaattttcattttttttttagggaaaaaaaaaaacaaaacaaaaaaaaaaaaccacagaagtgattacataccaccaaaagaaagctctatttgtttgaagaaaattataaaaatttcacattgttacagtgtagcatgaccgcgcaattgtcagtcaaagtgtgacagcgctgaaaaatggcctgggcaggaagggggtgtaagtgccctgtattgaggtggttaaacctcTTAAACCCCGCACTAGAATGTCACAATTGcgtgcattgcatgtggttgcaaGGAGCTTGCAGtgaccccattcacttgaatggttcGAGCTGTACAGGCACTAGGTctgccaaaagcaacagggggtatcaTTTTTGCCACAGCATGTGTATACCCCCAGTCGCTGTCTCTGCAGCTAATGGGGGTAGTAATTGGGTTGGTGGTAAAAAAGTGTCGCTCAAGTGCAACGATTTACCACCACCCATCTGCTAGAGGGATCTAGCTTTGTGATACACAATAAATATTTTGTTATTACTTTTATAATAATACTAAGGCCAAGTGCCATACACACATGCCATAAATGCTACATGCGCAGTCACTAAGCATTTAATTTAAGGCATGCTGCAATAAAAGCCAATAGAGGCAGTTTCAAAGCTTCAACACCTGCCACATTCTGCAGGCTGTGTCATTTTTTGCCTTGCCGTGAGGCAACTCAAGCGCATGCATGGATTGCATACAGCTCTATCCACCTCCAAATAAAGATCAAAATCAATAAAGAGTGTTGGGGAGCTGCAAAAAATGTGACCAAACTGCCTGTTTTTTCCGTCTGTGTGAATTAGTTACCTTCCTGTGTTAAAATACCTGCAACATGATCAATTCCCAAAGGTAAGTCAAATACATGAAAGTTTATGCTCTTGTTCCTACATTAATAATAAGGTAATGGCGCAaataataaattgcatttttttttttttttttaattccacccATCGCAGATTTCAGGTTGAGGAGCCACTCTCGTTGAATCTGGTAAAATCTGCTATAGCAATGTTCttagccagattttttttttttttaattgctctcATTCCATTATCAGTGGAGATTTTCAAGCTATTTCTATGCATGatctagctcagtggttctcaacctcagtcctcaactaCCCCCAACGGGccgtgttttgggaacttcccttagataaaacagctcttatcaataccatgtcattgatattgatttaaagcagccgtgcaaaagtaaaggaaaacctgaaaacatggcccgttgggggtacttgaggactgaagttgagaaccactgatctagctcACCTCTGCATATACTTGAATGTAGACTAAATGTGGCTTGTGGGCAAACTAAGACTGGTCTATGGCATATgcagctccttgagggtagggactgatgtgaatgtacaatgtatatgtaacgcgctgcgtaaattgacagcgctacagAAGTACCTTAAATAAGAATAATAttgtttaaagcagagctccaggctccttcagaaaatattaaaagtcagcagctaaaaattctaaaataaaggacacttacctgtccatgaatccagtggtgtcttcacccgGGCCGATTTTCCAATCGGCTCTTGGATGCTGCCGGCGCCATCACCTCGGCAAAGCAAAACCGATAGTGAAgacttacggcttcacagccggttccctactgcacatgtgcgaagcgcgctgtgctttgtgaatggcccggcagcgggggaaggaggaggggggggggggataaacctGCGGCTCAGTTGGCCACATTGAAATCAGCCAGAACTGGGAGTACCTGTCAAAACAAacaacaggtacccgctcccccctcccaaaaaggtgccaaatgtgggggagggggctgggggaggaggcaaacaagcaaagcttccccttttgggtggagctccgctttaatgtgccttgtttacatatagcAATAAAATCTTTATAGAAAAGACTATGGTCTCTGGCACTGGTATGCTGTCCGCTATAGTCCAATATTCATTAACTCTTTATTTATTACCCATTTTTCTAGATCTCATTTTCaccttgagcccaggttcacactgataaggggttagaaatcgtgcgagttcagctgacaATGCAGTCCGaattcaggggcgatttgacagacatctgtgcaggttcatgcacaaatgtctattcaaatcgcccccgaagtcaccaaaagcaGTACAGGAACAACTTTTTGGGAACCTGTGCTGCAGCGCACCGTTTCGGGCGGTGCTTTTGCcagcaatagccgctgatttggcatgtgattagacatgtcaaatcgcatgccaaatcgtccCAATGTGAATATGGGCTGAGTAATTAGCAGCATTTGGAATCTCACTGTGCACTGATCATTTTCCATTCTCCTGGTTATTTTAGTTTTAATACAGGTTGTGCTACTGTAATAATGCCTATAATGGAAGACACCAGGCCACTTATACCAATAACACCCGGATTGGTTTGGTAAGCTCCTAGCCGGTCAAGAGGACTAAGAAGGTCACAGATATTTTTGATTGTGTCCAGTAATACAGGTGGGTTGTGTCTGAGGCTCAGGTAGAAGATGGTTAAAAAATTCTCAAGGACTTTTAAGATGGAATTGCGGTGGTTGAGGTCCGGTCCTCTCCCACAAACACCGCCGTTTTCGTATTGCTTCCTCCCTTTGCCCTCTTCCTCCATGCGCCTTTTAATTACATATATATCCCTGGCTAGGTGAAACAGAAGAGAGTAGAAATAGCATCGGGTTGCTCGAAGCCTCCACttggccttgttgatgtcagacaCCAGCCCCACGCTGACAGCCCATAGCACGCTGTCACAGATGAAGTAAAGAACTCGGTTTAAATTGGCAGCTGTCAAGCAGTAGCACAAGGAAGGATCTGAGAGTTGGATAGCAGCTTTTGAAGCTTCAATGGCATGTATGAAGTTGCCCAGTCGGAACACTGAAAGACAATAAAACACAGTTAATTATTTATCTCTCTGACCTGCAATGTGACGATGTTCAGCACAGTGCAACCAAGTTCACTGAACAAGTTCAAATACTATGAAGTGCCTTCTCATGTTATAAAAGTGGGTTGATGACCTTACCAGATGCAAACACCATCCAGAATGAAGAGGAACAAGTCAGGAAGCCTTAAAGCCGaaatttagctggttcagcagggaccagacaaaatTTCGATCGTAAAATACTCAATCAGTGCCGTTGGCtataggtggatggaggaattctccCTGATGTGTTATATTATTTTGACAGCAGGGACTTCTCCACTGTCAGAATGTGCTGATCATAGGAaagtgagtttaacaagactcgtggccattcattaaaaaaatagaagaaaagtggtttaaccttaaactacgtagagggttctttactgtaagagtgccaaggatgtggaattctcttccacaggcggtggtctcagcagggggcattgatagtttcaagaaactattagataagcacctgaacaaccacgacatacagggatatacaatgtaatactgacatataatcacacacataggttggacttgatggacttgtgtcttttttcaacctcacctactatgtaatatgtaACAAGCTGGTTCAAGAGAAGTCAGTCCTTTGAACAActtttacttttgggataaaggttttacataaaataaataaaagctaattatTGTAAGTACCAGCTCTGCACAGCGAACTGAGTGATTAAAGACTGCTGATTGTTCAGTTCTCAccattctgtgagcagagagccgggGACTGTAAGGGACTCAGCCCCCCCAGAgatcactggagcgctggactgtggaggAACTGGTTTAGGTGCTCAACGGGTCACGGAGAGGCTGAGCCAGGCTTCTGGGCGGATCCCTCACAGTTATCACCCTTtgcatctcttgaccctccctcttagattgtaagctctaaggagcagggctctcGGATTCCTActgtattcaattgtattgtaattgtactgcctgcccttatgttgtaaagcactgcgtaaaggatcctttcagagcctggaccggctctgtgacgtcaactgcattcctgtgatccataggaaaagtatggctaaaatagctttggctatacttctcctttaaaggaagttgaaaaatatcagacttactggctggatcaccaggtgagatAAAGAAAAAGAGGCCTGcttgcaatctgcatttggggtgccgttATTACACTTGCATCAGcctgcagattgcaagggcagtgtATTAGAACACGATGTGGTTAAGCGCACAGGACGCGTCTTTCCAGCACTGTGTTATAGTGTGAACCATTGCTAAAGCCATCAAATGGTTggttcacatgtgcagcaccatggcaactgcagatcaaacaagaCCTATAATGGCAGCTTCCTGTAAAaagtataggagggtttagttctacgTTAAGAATTTGAACACTGCAGAATAAAATCTtcgcttttgggtttagatacactttaaaagtggtaaccccccccccctcacaatacttacctgagccccatcgcgatccagcaatgtgcacaagagctctctggagaccctccctcctcactggctgagacagcagtgggctaTCACAGCCACCGAGCtaatgagcagagagagggggcggggctgagccatggctGTGTGTGAACGGACACATGGAGCAGTGGCTCGGCAGCAAGCCACAACAAGTGGTTTGCTCTGgaagcacttggcaggagggagggccagGTGCGCCCCCAGGGGGCCTGGgaggaggaggatccgggctgctctgtgcaaaaccactacacagagcaggcaagtatgaaatgttgtttgttatttattttttaaaacttacctttaaaccacttgccgaccacccaccgcagatatactgcggcaaggtggctcggctccACTAGCTTTCGTGGGCACGCACACtccgattggccagcgggggagccaatcagcaggtccggcggatgTCCGCCAGCTGCCCACGATTGTTCtctgcagagacagaacggggatctgctgaagtaaacaaggcagatctccgttctgtcaggggatgacactgagatctgctaagcaggaagatggatctgtgtgtttccccagtcacacagtcccccatacagttagaaaacacaaacagggaacacatttaaccccttgatcgcacccaatgttaacccccttccctgccagtgtcattagtacaatgtcgatgcatattttttagcactgattgctgtaatcatgtcactggttcccaaagaaaagtgtcaaaaaacatcagttaggtgtccgatctatccgccgcaatgttgcagtcttgctaaatatcactgatcgctgccattactagtaaaaaaatgaaaatgccataaatcccccattttgtagaggctataacttttgcgcaaaccaatcaatatacgcttattgggattttttttaccaaaaatatgtagaatatatattggcctaaaccgatgaatacatttgttttttagatttttttttggatatgtgttatagcagaaagttaaaaaaaataaataaaaatatataaaatatatat is a window from the Aquarana catesbeiana isolate 2022-GZ linkage group LG03, ASM4218655v1, whole genome shotgun sequence genome containing:
- the PEX11A gene encoding peroxisomal membrane protein 11A, translated to MDGFVKFTNQSQGRDRLFRATQYACMLLSYMLENKAGREKVVMKLKRVESNMSSGRKLFRLGNFIHAIEASKAAIQLSDPSLCYCLTAANLNRVLYFICDSVLWAVSVGLVSDINKAKWRLRATRCYFYSLLFHLARDIYVIKRRMEEEGKGRKQYENGGVCGRGPDLNHRNSILKVLENFLTIFYLSLRHNPPVLLDTIKNICDLLSPLDRLGAYQTNPGVIGISGLVSSIIGIITVAQPVLKLK